The Xanthomonas sontii genome contains a region encoding:
- a CDS encoding DUF485 domain-containing protein yields MSLSNDALIAKIDANPKYHALKRQRNALGWTLTILMLLAYFGFIGLIAFDKAFLAQPMGSGVTTIGIPIAIGVMVFTIAITAIYVRRANTVYDQLTADILEDARQ; encoded by the coding sequence ATGAGCCTCTCCAACGACGCGCTGATCGCCAAGATCGACGCCAATCCGAAGTACCACGCGCTCAAGCGCCAGCGCAACGCGCTGGGCTGGACGCTGACCATCCTGATGTTGCTGGCCTACTTCGGCTTCATCGGCCTGATCGCCTTCGACAAGGCCTTCCTGGCCCAGCCAATGGGCAGCGGCGTCACCACCATCGGCATCCCGATCGCGATCGGGGTGATGGTCTTCACCATCGCCATCACCGCGATCTACGTGCGTCGCGCCAACACCGTGTACGACCAGCTGACCGCCGACATCCTCGAGGACGCCCGCCAATGA
- a CDS encoding DcaP family trimeric outer membrane transporter, whose protein sequence is MSNRIASLARRPLAAALLVALVAPGAAFAQGKPSAREQALETRVAELERQVQQLLSAQQQQQGQIAQTQTEVAAVRSTQATPPPPPPAPPAGKAPIQVTTITPGATPGTTFKVGGFIKADFLATRTGDGQLADDATGRALYLPGQTPVGGAKSGTDYNAHAKFSRINFGVDSVTEGGNKAGALVELDFFGNALGTQTATNTYGATLRHAYMYWNHWLAGQTWSNFMDPAALPEAADFIGPTDGVVFVRQAQLRYTNGGFSIALENPETTLYTRSVAGVVSTASSDRGALPDLTVRYGWKGDWGSFGVAGVVGQQKVDNRATGADASKASGGLTLGGKWVASDSDSLFYQLTGGEGIGRYIGLGIAQNAVYDAADRDLDTVGVVAGYVGWRHAFSPKLRTNLIYARSDYDNDTARTGLAVTKSVQSIRGNVFYSPLPKVDIGAELMYGKREIESGAKGDITRLQFTTKYSF, encoded by the coding sequence ATGAGCAACCGCATCGCATCCCTGGCGCGTCGCCCGTTGGCGGCGGCGCTGTTGGTGGCCCTGGTCGCGCCCGGCGCGGCCTTCGCCCAAGGCAAACCCTCGGCGCGCGAACAGGCGCTGGAGACCCGCGTGGCCGAACTGGAACGGCAGGTGCAGCAACTGCTGTCGGCGCAGCAACAGCAGCAGGGGCAGATCGCGCAGACCCAGACCGAGGTCGCCGCGGTCCGCTCGACCCAGGCCACGCCGCCACCGCCACCCCCGGCGCCGCCGGCCGGCAAGGCGCCGATCCAGGTCACCACCATTACCCCGGGGGCCACCCCCGGCACCACCTTCAAGGTCGGCGGCTTCATCAAGGCCGACTTCCTGGCCACCCGCACCGGCGACGGCCAGCTCGCCGACGACGCCACCGGCCGCGCGCTGTACCTGCCCGGGCAGACCCCGGTGGGCGGGGCCAAGTCCGGCACCGACTACAACGCGCATGCCAAGTTCTCGCGGATCAACTTCGGCGTGGACAGCGTCACCGAAGGCGGCAACAAGGCCGGCGCGCTGGTGGAACTGGACTTTTTCGGCAACGCGCTGGGCACCCAGACCGCCACCAACACCTACGGCGCCACCCTGCGCCACGCCTACATGTACTGGAACCACTGGCTGGCCGGCCAGACCTGGTCCAACTTCATGGATCCGGCGGCGCTGCCGGAAGCGGCCGACTTCATCGGCCCCACCGACGGCGTGGTGTTCGTGCGCCAGGCGCAGCTGCGCTACACCAACGGCGGCTTCAGCATCGCCCTGGAGAATCCGGAAACCACGCTGTACACGCGCAGCGTGGCCGGCGTGGTCAGCACCGCCAGCTCCGACCGCGGCGCGCTGCCGGACCTGACCGTGCGCTACGGCTGGAAGGGCGACTGGGGCAGCTTCGGCGTCGCCGGCGTGGTCGGCCAGCAGAAGGTCGACAATCGCGCCACCGGCGCCGATGCCAGCAAGGCCTCCGGCGGTTTGACCCTGGGCGGCAAGTGGGTGGCCAGCGACAGCGACAGCCTGTTCTACCAGCTCACCGGCGGCGAAGGCATCGGCCGCTACATCGGCCTGGGCATCGCCCAGAACGCGGTGTACGACGCCGCCGACCGCGACCTGGACACGGTCGGGGTGGTCGCCGGCTACGTCGGCTGGCGCCACGCGTTCTCGCCCAAGCTGCGTACCAACCTGATCTACGCGCGCAGCGACTACGACAACGACACCGCGCGCACCGGCCTGGCCGTGACCAAAAGCGTGCAGAGCATCCGCGGCAACGTCTTCTACTCGCCGTTGCCCAAGGTCGATATCGGCGCCGAGCTGATGTACGGCAAGCGCGAGATCGAAAGCGGCGCCAAGGGCGACATCACCCGCCTGCAGTTCACCACCAAGTACAGCTTCTGA
- the acs gene encoding acetate--CoA ligase, producing MADLYPVDPQFAARARVDKTQYQTQYKESVEQPEAFWGKVAERLDWFKKPTRIKDVSFALDDFHIRWFDDGELNASVNCLDRQLATRGDKTALLFEPDSPDAPSYRVTYRELYERVCRLGNALRALGVRKGDRVTIYLPMIPDAAVAMLACARIGAIHSVVFGGFAPNSIADRVIDCGSKLIITADEGLRGGKKIPLKANVDAALKLPGTTSVETVLVVRHTGGAVDMQAPRDRWFHDVVDSQPAECEPERMNAEDPLFILYTSGSTGKPKGVLHTTAGYLLYAAYTHETVFDLREDDIYWCTADVGWVTGHSYIVYGPLANGATALMFEGVPNYPSVSRFWEVIDKHQVTIFYTAPTAIRALMREGEAPVKKTSRKSLRLLGSVGEPINPEAWRWYFDVVGDGRCPIVDTWWQTETGGILITPLAGAINLKPGSATLPFFGVQPALVSADGEILEGATEGNLVLRDSWPGQMRTVYGDHQRFIDTYFRTYPGSYFTGDGCRRDADGYYWITGRVDDVINVSGHRIGTAEVESALVSHPKVAEAAVVGFPHDIKGQGIYAYVTLVAEEQPSEALHKELVAWVRKEIGPIAAPDHLQWAPGLPKTRSGKIMRRILRKIAENAPDQLGDTSTLADPSVVDSLVNERLTR from the coding sequence ATGGCCGATCTCTATCCCGTCGATCCGCAGTTCGCCGCCCGTGCGCGGGTCGACAAGACCCAGTACCAGACCCAGTACAAGGAATCGGTGGAACAGCCGGAGGCGTTCTGGGGCAAGGTGGCCGAGCGCCTGGACTGGTTCAAGAAGCCGACCCGGATCAAGGACGTCAGCTTCGCCCTGGACGACTTCCATATCCGCTGGTTCGACGACGGCGAACTCAACGCCAGCGTCAACTGCCTGGACCGGCAGCTGGCCACCCGCGGCGACAAGACCGCGCTGCTGTTCGAGCCGGACAGCCCGGACGCGCCGTCCTACCGCGTCACCTATCGCGAGCTTTACGAGCGCGTGTGCCGGCTCGGCAACGCGCTGCGCGCGCTGGGCGTGCGCAAGGGCGACCGCGTCACCATCTACCTGCCGATGATCCCCGACGCGGCGGTGGCGATGCTGGCCTGCGCGCGCATCGGCGCGATCCACTCGGTGGTGTTCGGCGGCTTCGCGCCCAACTCGATCGCCGACCGGGTGATCGACTGCGGCAGCAAGCTGATCATCACCGCCGACGAAGGCCTGCGCGGCGGCAAGAAGATCCCGCTCAAGGCCAACGTGGACGCGGCGCTGAAGCTGCCGGGCACCACCAGCGTGGAGACCGTGCTGGTGGTGCGCCACACCGGCGGCGCGGTGGACATGCAGGCCCCGCGCGACCGCTGGTTCCACGACGTGGTCGACAGCCAGCCGGCCGAATGCGAGCCCGAGCGCATGAACGCCGAGGATCCGCTGTTCATCCTCTATACCTCCGGCTCCACCGGCAAGCCCAAGGGCGTGCTGCATACCACCGCCGGCTACCTGCTGTACGCGGCCTACACGCACGAGACCGTGTTCGACCTGCGCGAGGACGACATCTACTGGTGCACCGCCGACGTGGGCTGGGTCACCGGCCACAGCTACATCGTCTACGGGCCGCTGGCCAACGGCGCCACCGCGCTGATGTTCGAAGGCGTGCCCAACTACCCGAGCGTGTCGCGCTTCTGGGAAGTCATCGACAAGCACCAGGTGACGATCTTCTACACCGCCCCGACCGCGATCCGCGCGCTGATGCGCGAGGGCGAGGCGCCGGTGAAGAAGACCTCGCGCAAGAGCCTGCGCCTGCTCGGCAGCGTCGGCGAGCCGATCAATCCCGAGGCCTGGCGCTGGTACTTTGATGTGGTCGGCGACGGCCGCTGCCCGATCGTGGACACCTGGTGGCAGACCGAGACCGGCGGCATCCTGATCACCCCGCTGGCCGGCGCCATCAACCTCAAGCCCGGCTCGGCGACGCTGCCGTTCTTCGGCGTGCAGCCGGCGCTGGTCAGCGCCGACGGCGAGATCCTGGAAGGCGCCACCGAAGGCAACCTGGTGCTGCGCGATTCCTGGCCGGGGCAGATGCGCACCGTCTATGGCGACCACCAGCGCTTCATCGACACCTATTTCCGCACCTACCCGGGCAGCTACTTCACCGGCGACGGCTGCCGCCGCGATGCCGACGGCTACTACTGGATCACCGGCCGCGTCGACGACGTCATCAACGTCTCCGGCCACCGCATCGGCACCGCCGAAGTGGAGAGCGCGCTGGTTTCCCACCCCAAGGTCGCCGAAGCGGCGGTGGTCGGCTTCCCGCACGACATCAAGGGCCAGGGCATCTATGCCTACGTGACCCTGGTCGCCGAGGAGCAGCCGAGCGAGGCCCTGCACAAGGAACTGGTGGCCTGGGTACGCAAGGAGATCGGCCCGATCGCCGCCCCCGACCACCTGCAGTGGGCGCCCGGCCTGCCCAAGACCCGCTCGGGCAAGATCATGCGCCGCATCCTGCGCAAGATCGCCGAGAACGCCCCCGACCAGCTCGGCGACACCTCGACCCTGGCCGATCCGTCGGTGGTGGATTCGTTGGTGAACGAACGGCTCACGCGCTGA
- a CDS encoding response regulator transcription factor, with amino-acid sequence MPTLLIADDHPLFREALRGAVQRVMPGVQLYEADSVEALYALADRHADADLLLMDLNMPGAQGFSALVHMRALHPQLPVVVVSAREEPTVMRRALDHGAFGFIPKSADSDTIGLALGTVLDGEHWAPPEAHNVPPTDRAEREVGQRLRELTPQQFRVLQMLGAGSLNKQIAYDLGVSEATIKAHVTAILRKLGVTNRTQAVLLAGKLAIDSDAIVLPPEED; translated from the coding sequence ATGCCCACCCTGCTGATCGCCGACGACCATCCCCTGTTCCGCGAGGCGCTGCGTGGGGCGGTGCAGCGGGTGATGCCCGGGGTGCAGTTGTACGAGGCCGACAGCGTCGAGGCGTTGTACGCGCTGGCCGATCGCCATGCCGATGCCGATCTGCTGCTGATGGATCTCAACATGCCCGGCGCGCAGGGCTTCAGCGCGCTGGTGCACATGCGCGCGCTGCACCCGCAGTTGCCGGTGGTGGTGGTGTCCGCGCGCGAGGAGCCGACGGTGATGCGGCGCGCGCTGGACCACGGCGCGTTCGGCTTCATCCCCAAGTCGGCCGACTCGGACACCATCGGCCTGGCCCTGGGCACGGTGCTGGACGGCGAGCACTGGGCGCCGCCGGAAGCGCACAACGTGCCGCCCACCGACCGCGCCGAACGCGAGGTCGGGCAGCGCCTGCGCGAACTGACGCCGCAGCAGTTCCGGGTGCTGCAGATGCTCGGTGCCGGCAGCCTCAACAAGCAGATCGCCTACGACCTGGGCGTGTCCGAGGCCACGATCAAGGCGCACGTCACCGCGATCCTGCGCAAGCTCGGCGTCACCAACCGCACCCAGGCGGTGCTGCTGGCCGGCAAGCTGGCCATCGACAGCGACGCCATCGTGCTGCCGCCGGAAGAGGACTGA
- the mntP gene encoding manganese efflux pump MntP has translation MSFLSILLLGIAMSTDAFAAAVGKGAAMQRPRWADALRAGLIFGCIEALTPALGWVLGQAASKYVVAFDHWIAFGLLGALGVHMIVAGLKPESDTPEEAAPKRHGFWNLAATGFATSIDAMAVGVGLAFLDVNIVEVAAIIGLCTLTMVTLGIMLGRALGALAGKRAEIVGGALLIAIGSTILFEHLHGAG, from the coding sequence ATGTCGTTTCTTTCGATTCTCCTGCTCGGCATCGCGATGTCGACCGACGCCTTCGCCGCCGCCGTCGGCAAGGGCGCGGCGATGCAACGCCCGCGCTGGGCCGACGCACTGCGTGCCGGCCTGATCTTCGGCTGCATCGAGGCACTGACCCCGGCACTGGGCTGGGTGCTCGGCCAGGCCGCGTCCAAGTACGTGGTCGCCTTCGATCACTGGATCGCCTTCGGCCTGCTCGGCGCACTGGGCGTGCACATGATCGTCGCCGGCCTCAAGCCGGAGTCCGACACGCCCGAGGAGGCCGCGCCCAAGCGCCACGGCTTCTGGAACCTGGCCGCCACCGGCTTCGCCACCAGCATCGACGCGATGGCGGTGGGCGTCGGCCTGGCCTTCCTCGACGTGAACATCGTCGAGGTCGCGGCGATCATCGGCCTGTGCACGCTGACCATGGTCACCCTGGGCATCATGCTCGGCCGCGCGCTCGGCGCGCTCGCCGGCAAGCGCGCGGAGATCGTCGGCGGCGCGCTGCTGATCGCGATCGGCAGCACCATCCTGTTCGAACATCTGCATGGTGCAGGTTGA
- a CDS encoding 2OG-Fe(II) oxygenase — protein MRAALVRYNADLGLTAEVPWRPRLADLRIKRYRADAGERFQQHFDACDAETGRYLVFLWYLNDVAEGGHTRFLDLDLEIAPRAGRLLVFPPYWMFLHAGLPPRSGDKYILSTYLEVTAKPA, from the coding sequence GTGCGCGCGGCACTGGTCCGCTACAACGCCGATCTCGGGCTGACCGCTGAGGTGCCGTGGCGTCCGCGCTTGGCCGACCTGCGGATCAAGCGTTACCGCGCCGATGCCGGCGAACGCTTCCAGCAGCACTTCGACGCCTGCGATGCGGAGACCGGGCGTTACCTGGTGTTCCTGTGGTATCTCAACGACGTGGCCGAGGGCGGACACACCCGCTTCCTCGACCTGGACCTGGAGATCGCGCCGCGCGCCGGTCGCCTGCTGGTCTTCCCGCCGTACTGGATGTTCCTGCATGCCGGCCTGCCGCCGCGCAGCGGCGACAAGTACATCCTGTCCACCTATCTCGAAGTCACTGCCAAGCCGGCCTGA
- a CDS encoding TonB-dependent receptor has translation MATLPATLYAQSATPAASASGDAPVTLDKLTVTGSLVRRVDVETASPVAVVDRQQIQQSGKQTLGDLLQALPGIAGAATNPQVNNGGGDGASTISLRGLGDERTLILIDGHRIQNNDVNSIPANMIDHVEVLKVGASAMYGSDAIGGVVNFILRKNFEGGEVSANYGQTSRGDGARQGGSFTFGKTWDRGNVVVGLDYNKQKDVSTANRAFSKYAMYLSSGSVYKGGSARTPTGYYKLPAATLAANGCKPDGALTGNGNGGYKCYSSSADSYNYEAQNLLLTPQQRVGGFVLGSFNITDSMQAYVNAYHNHTMSNFAIAPLPLDAQNDGITVAANNPYNPFGVEFGPNGYEYQTRFTSLGQREGFYDTATDQDVIGLKGGIGDSSWVWDANFNYGHYRQRNWSHGYVDYAALQNAINSGQVNILDQGSPATVAWLNSNESIPRQETTTIMRQWEASANGSLWEMPAGAAQLAVGALYRKESLNSTVSANALINSDNTCAVSSEACSSPLSGSFNVKEAYAQLFMPVLEQSSPIGALNLTLSDRYSDYSSVRSGNNSASFQVEWRPIHDLMVRGTAAQVFRAPTITDIYQGPTADAPNFIDPCVGYSGSGHANACAGVPAGFSGTGLSQTNAIKSGATYVGYQLKPEKGTSFDYGLVYSPEYVPGLSVNLDWWKVKLNDLIQPISAQTVADLCYNDDNSPYCSYIHRYAAGTVSAGNIDHIQTPVVNIGKLNTQGIDLGASYALPDTDYGKFTVAVDSTYLHRYDIDTGDTVVHMAGRYNSSYGNYAHWRAHALLGWKLGNWDASWTTRWIGKMQVGSGDLSQNMSADAAFKGVVLDYGSYMYHNLQVGYDMAGANLRLDLGVDNLTNKQPPMMYQNNVLNANTDVSTYDTLGRYYWMRATYRF, from the coding sequence ATGGCGACGCTTCCCGCCACGCTCTATGCGCAGAGCGCCACGCCGGCGGCGTCCGCGTCCGGCGACGCGCCGGTGACCCTGGACAAGCTCACCGTCACCGGTTCGCTGGTGCGCCGCGTGGATGTGGAGACCGCCAGCCCGGTCGCCGTGGTCGATCGCCAGCAGATCCAGCAGAGCGGCAAACAGACCCTGGGCGACCTGCTGCAGGCGCTGCCCGGCATCGCCGGTGCCGCGACCAACCCGCAGGTCAACAACGGCGGCGGCGATGGCGCCTCGACCATCTCGCTGCGCGGCCTCGGCGACGAGCGCACGCTGATCCTGATCGACGGCCACCGCATCCAGAACAACGACGTCAACTCGATCCCGGCCAACATGATCGACCATGTCGAAGTGCTGAAGGTCGGCGCCTCGGCGATGTACGGCTCCGACGCCATCGGCGGCGTGGTCAACTTCATCCTGCGCAAGAACTTCGAAGGCGGTGAAGTCTCTGCCAACTACGGCCAGACCAGCCGCGGCGACGGCGCGCGCCAGGGCGGCAGCTTCACCTTCGGCAAGACCTGGGACCGCGGCAACGTGGTGGTCGGCCTGGACTACAACAAGCAGAAGGACGTCTCTACCGCCAACCGCGCGTTCTCCAAGTACGCGATGTACCTGTCCAGCGGCAGCGTCTACAAGGGCGGTTCCGCACGGACCCCGACCGGCTACTACAAGCTGCCGGCAGCGACTCTGGCGGCCAACGGTTGCAAGCCCGATGGCGCGCTGACCGGCAACGGCAACGGCGGCTACAAGTGCTACAGCTCCTCGGCCGATTCGTACAACTACGAGGCGCAGAACCTGCTGCTGACGCCGCAACAGCGCGTCGGTGGCTTCGTGCTCGGCAGCTTCAACATCACCGACTCGATGCAGGCGTACGTCAACGCCTACCACAACCACACCATGTCCAACTTCGCGATCGCGCCGCTGCCGCTCGACGCGCAGAACGACGGCATCACCGTCGCCGCCAACAATCCGTACAACCCGTTCGGCGTGGAGTTCGGCCCCAACGGCTACGAGTATCAGACGCGCTTCACCTCGCTCGGCCAGCGCGAAGGCTTCTACGACACGGCCACCGATCAGGATGTGATCGGCCTGAAGGGCGGCATCGGCGACAGTAGCTGGGTGTGGGACGCCAACTTCAACTACGGCCACTACCGCCAGCGCAACTGGAGCCACGGCTACGTCGATTACGCCGCGTTGCAGAACGCGATCAACAGTGGGCAGGTCAACATCCTGGACCAGGGCAGCCCGGCCACGGTCGCCTGGCTGAACAGCAACGAATCGATTCCGCGCCAGGAAACCACCACCATCATGCGGCAGTGGGAAGCCAGCGCCAACGGCAGCCTGTGGGAGATGCCGGCCGGTGCCGCGCAGCTGGCAGTGGGCGCGCTGTACCGCAAGGAGAGCCTGAACTCCACCGTGTCGGCGAATGCGCTGATCAACAGCGACAACACCTGCGCGGTCTCTTCCGAAGCCTGTTCCTCGCCGCTGAGCGGCAGCTTCAACGTCAAGGAGGCTTACGCGCAGTTGTTCATGCCGGTGCTGGAGCAGTCCTCGCCGATCGGCGCGCTCAACCTGACCCTGAGCGACCGCTACTCCGACTACAGCAGCGTGCGCTCGGGCAACAACAGCGCCTCGTTCCAGGTGGAGTGGCGGCCGATCCACGACCTGATGGTGCGCGGCACGGCGGCGCAGGTGTTCCGCGCGCCGACCATCACCGACATCTACCAGGGCCCGACCGCAGACGCGCCGAACTTCATCGATCCGTGCGTCGGCTATAGCGGCAGCGGCCATGCCAACGCCTGCGCAGGCGTGCCGGCCGGCTTTAGCGGCACAGGCCTGTCGCAGACCAACGCGATCAAGTCGGGCGCCACGTATGTCGGCTACCAGCTCAAGCCGGAGAAGGGCACCTCGTTCGACTACGGCCTGGTCTACAGCCCCGAGTACGTGCCGGGCCTGTCGGTCAATCTCGACTGGTGGAAGGTCAAGCTCAACGACCTGATCCAGCCGATCTCCGCGCAGACCGTGGCCGACCTCTGCTACAACGATGACAACAGCCCGTACTGCAGCTACATCCACCGTTACGCTGCCGGTACCGTCAGCGCCGGCAACATCGACCATATCCAGACGCCTGTGGTCAACATCGGCAAGCTCAACACCCAGGGCATCGACCTGGGCGCGAGCTACGCGCTGCCCGACACCGACTACGGCAAGTTCACCGTGGCCGTGGACAGCACCTACCTGCACCGCTACGACATCGACACCGGGGACACGGTGGTGCACATGGCCGGACGCTACAACTCGTCCTACGGCAACTACGCGCACTGGCGCGCGCATGCCCTGCTCGGCTGGAAGCTGGGCAACTGGGACGCGAGCTGGACCACGCGCTGGATCGGCAAGATGCAGGTCGGCAGTGGCGACCTGAGCCAGAACATGTCCGCCGATGCGGCGTTCAAGGGCGTGGTGCTGGACTACGGCAGCTACATGTACCACAACCTGCAGGTGGGCTACGACATGGCCGGGGCCAACCTGCGCCTGGATCTGGGCGTGGACAACCTGACCAACAAGCAGCCGCCGATGATGTACCAGAACAACGTGTTGAACGCGAACACCGACGTGAGCACCTACGACACGCTCGGCCGCTACTACTGGATGCGGGCCACCTACCGCTTCTGA
- a CDS encoding sulfotransferase, with amino-acid sequence MTSLDDTAIPPLPDLLAALEAGQAQTLERGARAYLRQRPDDVLASSLLAMSLQMQGQPAPAAAVYRTLAEREPHEVAHWNNLGTALREAGDPGPAGEAYLRARALAPDDPLPHHNLGLLAMDAGDYAAAREHLLDAHALAPQAPPLCVHAAMACHECGDFQRVQALIADWRQWPPLDPDTTVELAWLLSQGGETDTACALLRACAEGPMAQPARAWSRLVLVLERANRLPQAREAAAQLPPPERIDDPDVRQDASNALAVLAMREGHWQQAHALLRGLLADGSAVDRRKQSNLFFALARVCDRLGLHDEALHACAQGHAGQVEGLAALVPELAVADAPPLPVAQARWDPARHAAARPVTAPAMADSPIFVVGFPRSGTTLLEQMLDAHPQLMAMDERPFLQGLADRLEARGVAWPDGLGELDDAACDALRAEYWQAVRGVVQLQPGQRLVDKNPLNLLRLPLIRRLFPEAPVILALRHPCDVLLSCYMQAFRSPAFALLCASLPRLARGYADAMEFWLYHAALLQPRALELRYEDLVADPQAQVARLGQFLQLQQPERLLDFQRHARAKGFISTPSYAQVVEGINRKALDRWHAYRDAFAPVLPVLQPFLRRWDYRVD; translated from the coding sequence ATGACCTCCCTGGACGACACCGCGATCCCCCCGCTCCCGGACCTGCTGGCGGCGCTGGAGGCCGGCCAGGCGCAGACCCTCGAACGCGGTGCCCGCGCCTACCTGCGGCAGCGCCCCGACGATGTCCTGGCCAGCAGTCTGCTGGCGATGAGCCTGCAGATGCAGGGCCAGCCGGCGCCGGCCGCCGCCGTGTACCGCACGCTGGCCGAGCGCGAGCCGCACGAGGTCGCGCACTGGAACAACCTCGGCACGGCGCTGCGCGAGGCCGGCGACCCCGGCCCGGCAGGCGAGGCCTATCTGCGCGCCCGCGCGCTGGCGCCGGACGATCCGCTGCCGCACCACAACCTCGGCCTGCTGGCGATGGACGCCGGCGATTACGCCGCGGCCCGCGAACACCTGCTCGATGCCCACGCGCTGGCGCCGCAGGCGCCGCCGCTGTGCGTGCACGCGGCGATGGCCTGCCATGAGTGCGGCGACTTCCAGCGCGTGCAGGCGCTGATCGCCGACTGGCGGCAGTGGCCGCCGCTGGATCCGGACACCACCGTGGAACTGGCCTGGCTGTTGTCGCAGGGCGGCGAGACCGACACCGCCTGCGCCCTGCTGCGCGCCTGCGCCGAGGGACCGATGGCGCAGCCGGCGCGGGCCTGGTCGCGGCTGGTGCTGGTGCTCGAGCGCGCCAACCGCCTGCCGCAGGCGCGCGAGGCCGCCGCGCAGCTGCCGCCGCCGGAGCGCATCGACGACCCGGACGTGCGCCAGGACGCCAGCAACGCGCTGGCGGTGCTGGCCATGCGCGAGGGCCACTGGCAGCAGGCGCATGCGCTGCTGCGCGGGCTGTTGGCCGATGGCAGTGCGGTCGACCGGCGCAAACAGAGCAACCTGTTCTTCGCCCTGGCGCGGGTCTGCGACCGTCTCGGCCTTCACGACGAAGCGCTGCATGCCTGCGCGCAGGGCCATGCCGGCCAGGTCGAGGGCCTCGCCGCGCTGGTGCCGGAGCTGGCGGTGGCGGACGCACCGCCGTTGCCGGTCGCGCAGGCCCGCTGGGATCCGGCACGCCATGCCGCGGCGCGGCCGGTGACCGCGCCGGCCATGGCCGACTCGCCGATCTTCGTGGTCGGCTTCCCGCGCTCGGGCACCACCTTGCTGGAACAGATGCTCGACGCCCACCCGCAGTTGATGGCGATGGACGAGCGGCCGTTCCTGCAGGGACTGGCCGACCGCCTGGAGGCGCGCGGCGTGGCCTGGCCGGACGGACTGGGCGAGCTCGACGATGCCGCCTGTGACGCGCTGCGCGCCGAGTACTGGCAGGCGGTGCGCGGGGTGGTGCAGCTGCAGCCGGGCCAGCGCCTGGTCGACAAGAACCCGTTGAACCTGCTGCGCCTGCCGCTGATCCGGCGCCTGTTCCCGGAGGCGCCGGTGATCCTGGCGCTGCGCCATCCCTGCGACGTGCTGCTGAGCTGCTACATGCAGGCGTTCCGCTCGCCGGCCTTCGCCCTGCTGTGTGCCAGCCTGCCGCGGCTGGCGCGCGGCTATGCCGACGCGATGGAGTTCTGGCTCTACCACGCCGCCTTGCTGCAGCCGCGCGCGCTGGAGCTGCGTTACGAGGACCTGGTGGCCGATCCGCAGGCGCAGGTGGCGCGTCTGGGGCAGTTCCTGCAGCTGCAGCAGCCGGAGCGGCTGCTGGACTTCCAGCGCCACGCGCGCGCCAAGGGCTTCATCAGCACGCCCAGCTACGCGCAGGTGGTGGAGGGCATCAACCGCAAGGCCCTGGACCGCTGGCACGCCTATCGCGACGCCTTCGCACCGGTACTGCCGGTGCTGCAGCCGTTCCTGCGACGCTGGGACTACCGCGTCGACTGA